In Kineococcus mangrovi, a single genomic region encodes these proteins:
- a CDS encoding glycosyltransferase family 4 protein, with translation MSPEPTPGSTSERTAWVLAKQLPASTDSGGRQRVRAVIDAYAASFDRVHVIGFDRWPGWRDVLPAHVTVHEVAAPGPTPGAVLRGSLFAGKWFSRRVHDLLATGVRGRDVVHVDFPQMAVNVPADVRVDVLDLHNVESDLVARRLRTERPLVGRLLAPEVARFRRFEFAAAARAGHVTACSRKDQEVLSAHGIDSTFVPNGVSAASGVPTVPPATRTALFVGAVDYGPNRAALRWFLDEVWPQVLTRVPSARFLAVGRGLSAVHPRPTGEPGGVEFHSDVAAVDPFYERADVCVVPLLSGGGTKIKLVEALSRGRAVVTTSLGLEGLEEHRDVLRVADGAAAFADALVELLQDPEQAAKLGSAAADVARSFSWESAMTPLRDLLSTIRR, from the coding sequence TTGAGCCCTGAGCCGACACCCGGGTCCACGTCGGAGCGCACGGCCTGGGTCCTCGCCAAGCAGTTGCCGGCCAGCACCGACTCCGGTGGCCGGCAGCGGGTGCGGGCCGTCATCGACGCCTACGCCGCCTCCTTCGACCGCGTCCACGTGATCGGGTTCGACCGCTGGCCCGGGTGGCGGGACGTCCTGCCCGCCCACGTCACGGTGCACGAGGTGGCCGCCCCGGGACCCACCCCGGGTGCGGTGCTGCGGGGTTCGCTGTTCGCGGGCAAGTGGTTCTCCCGGCGGGTCCACGACCTGCTGGCCACCGGTGTCCGGGGTCGGGACGTCGTCCACGTCGACTTCCCCCAGATGGCGGTCAACGTCCCCGCGGACGTCCGGGTCGACGTCCTGGACCTGCACAACGTGGAGTCCGACCTCGTCGCGCGCCGGTTGCGCACTGAGCGTCCCCTGGTCGGGCGCCTGCTGGCCCCGGAGGTGGCCCGGTTCCGCCGGTTCGAGTTCGCCGCCGCCGCCCGCGCCGGGCACGTCACGGCGTGCAGCCGCAAGGACCAGGAGGTCCTGTCGGCGCACGGGATCGACAGCACGTTCGTCCCGAACGGCGTCAGCGCCGCGTCCGGTGTCCCGACGGTCCCGCCGGCGACGCGGACGGCCCTGTTCGTCGGCGCGGTCGACTACGGCCCCAACCGGGCGGCGCTGCGCTGGTTCCTCGACGAGGTGTGGCCGCAGGTCCTCACCCGCGTCCCCTCGGCCAGGTTCCTCGCCGTGGGGCGCGGCCTGTCGGCGGTGCACCCGCGCCCGACGGGCGAACCCGGGGGGGTGGAGTTCCACTCCGACGTCGCCGCCGTGGACCCGTTCTACGAACGCGCCGACGTGTGCGTGGTGCCGCTGCTGTCGGGCGGCGGGACGAAGATCAAGCTCGTCGAGGCCCTTTCCCGGGGCCGGGCGGTCGTCACCACGAGCCTGGGTCTGGAGGGCCTCGAGGAGCACCGCGACGTGCTGCGCGTGGCCGACGGGGCGGCGGCGTTCGCCGACGCCCTGGTCGAACTCCTCCAGGACCCCGAGCAGGCCGCGAAACTCGGGTCCGCCGCGGCCGACGTCGCGCGGTCGTTCTCGTGGGAATCCGCGATGACTCCGTTGCGTGACCTGTTGTCGACGATTCGTCGATGA
- a CDS encoding NAD(P)H-dependent oxidoreductase has product MIIVDNALKRRQAEGRPIRVALVGAGFMGRGFVNQVVNSVPGMELVAIANRTVSKARDAYEQAGVTGVVEADDAAAVDKAIAQGTPVVSASYEAVVDAGRVEAVVEATGNTEYGAHVVVRAIEQGKHIVLLNAEVDGTAGLALRTRAEKAGVVYTGCDGDQPGVQMNLIRFVRSIGVTPLVSGNIKGLQDEYRNPTTQEGFAKQWGQDPYMVTSFADGTKVSFEQALVANAAGFSVEERGMRGADHRGHVDELTAMYDVDRLKELGGVVDYVVGSKPGPGVYVLGTHDDPKQQHYLNLYKLGTGPLYSFYTPYHLCHFEVPLTVARAVIFGDAAIVPGDEVKVEVVTTAKTDLKAGKEIDRLGGYDTYGVAETYAATTAGNLLPMGVAEGCVLRRDVEKDQVLTYDDVVLPRGRLIDALRVEQAALLAR; this is encoded by the coding sequence GTGATCATCGTCGACAACGCGCTCAAGCGTCGCCAGGCCGAGGGCCGCCCCATCCGGGTCGCCCTCGTCGGCGCCGGGTTCATGGGCCGCGGGTTCGTCAACCAGGTCGTGAACTCCGTGCCCGGCATGGAACTCGTGGCCATCGCCAACCGGACCGTGTCCAAGGCGCGCGACGCCTACGAGCAGGCCGGGGTCACCGGCGTGGTCGAGGCCGACGACGCCGCGGCCGTGGACAAGGCCATCGCGCAGGGCACGCCCGTCGTGTCGGCCTCCTACGAGGCCGTCGTCGACGCGGGCCGGGTCGAGGCCGTCGTCGAGGCCACCGGGAACACCGAGTACGGCGCGCACGTCGTCGTCCGGGCCATCGAGCAGGGCAAGCACATCGTCCTGCTCAACGCCGAGGTCGACGGGACCGCCGGCCTCGCGCTGCGCACCCGCGCCGAGAAGGCCGGCGTCGTCTACACCGGCTGCGACGGCGACCAGCCCGGCGTGCAGATGAACCTCATCCGCTTCGTGCGCTCCATCGGCGTCACGCCGCTGGTGTCGGGGAACATCAAGGGCCTGCAGGACGAGTACCGCAACCCGACTACGCAGGAGGGTTTCGCCAAGCAGTGGGGGCAGGACCCCTACATGGTGACGAGCTTCGCCGACGGCACGAAGGTGTCGTTCGAGCAGGCCCTCGTCGCCAACGCGGCGGGTTTCTCGGTCGAGGAGCGCGGCATGCGCGGCGCCGACCACCGCGGGCACGTCGACGAGCTGACGGCGATGTACGACGTGGACCGGCTCAAGGAGCTCGGCGGCGTCGTCGACTACGTCGTGGGCTCCAAGCCGGGCCCGGGCGTCTACGTCCTCGGGACGCACGACGACCCCAAGCAACAGCACTACCTGAACCTGTACAAGCTCGGCACCGGGCCCCTGTACTCGTTCTACACGCCGTACCACCTGTGCCACTTCGAGGTGCCGCTGACCGTCGCCCGCGCGGTGATCTTCGGCGACGCCGCGATCGTGCCCGGTGACGAGGTGAAGGTCGAGGTCGTCACGACGGCCAAGACCGACCTGAAGGCCGGCAAGGAGATCGACCGCCTCGGGGGGTACGACACCTACGGCGTGGCCGAGACGTACGCGGCGACGACGGCCGGGAACCTCCTGCCCATGGGGGTGGCCGAGGGGTGCGTGCTCAGGCGCGACGTGGAGAAGGACCAGGTCCTGACCTACGACGACGTCGTGCTGCCCCGGGGCCGGCTCATCGACGCCCTCCGCGTCGAGCAGGCCGCGCTCCTGGCGCGCTGA
- a CDS encoding glycosyltransferase family 2 protein, producing the protein MRNDVEQAVEDRASEEAGRGTAPPSGLTHDVELVLVSYRSAHQIRALLAGLPEDLPVVVVDNASDVDGLSQLPAERPATRYVDSGGGKGFAKAANMGARTSTHEYVVFGNPDSRPTLEHLSTLVADVAADPGLAASAATMAGVDGHVELGVGGWEPTATRALVHSTGLHKLFPRAGLYAKPAPGEALDVDWTTGACMAVRRSTFVELGCFDEDFYVYNEDMMFGRTARQAGLRERLRTDVIVPHAAGGSGAPNLEMLRLRGAAMRRYLARHHSGASVRGISSVLALGYAVRTLQCKALRRQDRAAQHWAYVKGVATGRASVAGRVVMERIK; encoded by the coding sequence GTGAGGAACGACGTGGAGCAGGCGGTCGAGGACCGGGCGTCGGAGGAGGCCGGGCGGGGCACGGCACCGCCGAGCGGGCTGACGCACGACGTCGAGCTCGTCCTGGTCAGCTACCGCAGCGCCCACCAGATCCGGGCCCTGCTCGCCGGCCTCCCCGAGGACCTGCCCGTCGTCGTCGTCGACAACGCCTCCGACGTGGACGGCCTGTCGCAGCTGCCCGCCGAGCGGCCCGCCACCCGCTACGTCGACTCCGGTGGCGGCAAGGGCTTCGCCAAGGCCGCCAACATGGGGGCCCGCACCTCGACCCACGAGTACGTCGTCTTCGGCAACCCCGACTCCCGCCCGACCCTGGAGCACCTGTCCACCCTCGTCGCCGACGTCGCCGCCGACCCCGGCCTGGCCGCCTCGGCCGCGACGATGGCCGGGGTCGACGGGCACGTCGAGCTGGGCGTCGGCGGCTGGGAACCCACGGCCACCCGTGCCCTCGTCCACTCGACCGGGCTGCACAAGCTGTTCCCGCGGGCGGGGCTGTACGCCAAACCCGCACCCGGGGAGGCGCTCGACGTGGACTGGACCACCGGGGCGTGCATGGCCGTGCGGCGCAGCACCTTCGTGGAGCTCGGCTGCTTCGACGAGGACTTCTACGTCTACAACGAGGACATGATGTTCGGCCGCACGGCCCGCCAGGCCGGGCTGCGCGAGCGGCTGCGGACCGACGTCATCGTCCCGCACGCCGCCGGGGGGTCCGGCGCACCGAACCTGGAGATGCTGCGGCTGCGCGGGGCGGCCATGCGCCGCTACCTCGCGCGCCACCACTCCGGCGCGTCCGTGCGCGGCATCAGCTCGGTGCTGGCCCTCGGGTACGCCGTCCGGACGCTGCAGTGCAAGGCCCTGCGCCGGCAGGACCGCGCCGCCCAGCACTGGGCCTACGTCAAGGGCGTCGCGACGGGTCGCGCCTCGGTGGCCGGCCGGGTCGTCATGGAGCGCATCAAGTAG
- a CDS encoding dTDP-4-dehydrorhamnose 3,5-epimerase family protein — translation MKFTTTHIEGVAIIDLEERADDRGFFARSFCREEFLAAGLNPAVEQCNLSYNHQAGTLRGMHTQVDPAPEAKLVRCTAGAIQDIIVDLRPDSPTRFQHVAVELSAQNRTALYVPEYFAHGYLTLTDGAEVVYQVSQSYTPGTERGLRHDDPDLALPWARDVAVISDKDASWTLLADGAQLS, via the coding sequence GTGAAGTTCACGACCACCCACATCGAGGGCGTCGCGATCATCGACCTCGAGGAGCGCGCGGACGACCGCGGGTTCTTCGCCCGGTCCTTCTGCCGCGAGGAGTTCCTCGCGGCGGGGCTGAACCCGGCGGTCGAGCAGTGCAACCTCTCGTACAACCACCAGGCCGGCACCCTGCGCGGCATGCACACGCAGGTCGACCCCGCGCCCGAGGCCAAGCTCGTGCGCTGCACGGCCGGCGCGATCCAGGACATCATCGTCGACCTGCGCCCGGACTCGCCCACGCGGTTCCAGCACGTCGCGGTGGAGCTGTCGGCGCAGAACCGCACGGCGCTCTACGTCCCGGAGTACTTCGCGCACGGCTACCTCACGCTGACCGACGGCGCCGAGGTCGTCTACCAGGTGTCCCAGAGCTACACCCCGGGCACCGAGCGCGGCCTGCGCCACGACGACCCCGACCTCGCCCTGCCCTGGGCGCGGGACGTGGCCGTCATCAGCGACAAGGACGCGAGCTGGACGCTGCTGGCGGACGGGGCGCAGCTGTCGTGA
- a CDS encoding methyltransferase domain-containing protein, protein MGRFENVADLAAIAPGSVALDLACGQGRTTRALLASGPRLVHAVDVGAALDDDLLLDPRVRAHIAELDALPLEDGSVDAAVSLNAVEHLADVGAHLHEVHRVLRPGGTAVLAHSDWDTALFTSDDDDLTRELLDRFVAHVPAQGASTDGFAGRKLLRHAAASPFAVESVHSWADPHRRFDEGSVAWKVATGILAAAGDDPGLAARAAGWVEGLRRAARTGTFLFAVTDVAVVLRK, encoded by the coding sequence GTGGGTCGTTTCGAGAACGTCGCGGACCTCGCCGCCATCGCCCCGGGGTCCGTCGCGCTCGACCTCGCCTGCGGCCAGGGCCGCACGACGCGGGCCCTGCTGGCCTCCGGGCCACGCCTCGTGCACGCCGTCGACGTCGGCGCCGCGCTCGACGACGACCTGCTGCTGGACCCGCGCGTGCGCGCGCACATCGCCGAGCTCGACGCGCTCCCCCTGGAGGACGGCAGCGTCGACGCGGCCGTGAGCCTGAACGCCGTCGAGCACCTCGCCGACGTCGGCGCCCACCTGCACGAGGTGCACCGCGTCCTGCGTCCCGGCGGGACCGCCGTGCTCGCGCACTCGGACTGGGACACCGCGCTCTTCACCAGCGACGACGACGACCTCACGCGCGAACTGCTCGACCGCTTCGTGGCCCACGTCCCCGCGCAGGGCGCCAGCACCGACGGGTTCGCCGGCCGCAAGCTCCTGCGGCACGCCGCCGCCAGCCCGTTCGCGGTCGAGTCGGTGCACTCCTGGGCCGACCCGCACCGGCGCTTCGACGAGGGCTCGGTCGCGTGGAAGGTCGCCACCGGCATCCTCGCCGCGGCCGGTGACGACCCGGGCCTGGCCGCCCGCGCCGCCGGGTGGGTCGAGGGCCTGCGGCGGGCCGCGCGCACCGGGACCTTCCTGTTCGCGGTCACCGACGTCGCCGTCGTGCTGCGCAAGTAG
- a CDS encoding malectin domain-containing carbohydrate-binding protein codes for MSKLSKFLLSSTAVALVAAGLTTAGVTAASAEAGLVIRQGTGKADWTDPAGNVWKKDSGFTGGYQVQSVTTSRISGTDLSPLYQNEHWGMSRWSAPVPAGTYEVTLKMAETYFDARGTRVFSVSAEGQRVVDNLDLFAVAGKNAAVDRTFTVKVGDGSLDLGFSATRNNAKVDGILVRAVSPAPAGPGVVKPSPRPTTPTPVMTTPAPPPATTPPPSPSAPPAAAGTWLSGASGVGVGDGRYAAWRGTPLGIAASWANDNTNNQHFWQLDPGAEYGKWNASMDMAVGGIDRGETWAQGASGQFDARWKASLLKLKSQWGNRSGTVYIRFAHEMNGFWFPWSVNKNNHQDFVASWKRYRALQQQVFPEAKLVFSVNRDSNGTGMDWTKFFPGKAYVDVLTVDYYNQYPYASTKAQFDAASWDKDGYGAPKGIRAHAAFAKSQGIPFGVSEWSGNADNGDGAGYVEGMHAFFEENAGTGPGQVLYDIQFNCDIDGKRWLLFGSGVRMPSSAQTYKNLF; via the coding sequence ATGAGCAAGCTTTCGAAGTTCCTCCTTTCGAGCACCGCCGTCGCCCTCGTCGCCGCGGGCCTGACCACCGCCGGTGTCACGGCCGCCTCGGCCGAGGCGGGGCTCGTCATCCGCCAGGGCACGGGCAAGGCCGACTGGACCGACCCCGCGGGCAACGTCTGGAAGAAGGACTCCGGCTTCACCGGCGGCTACCAGGTGCAGTCGGTCACCACGAGCAGGATCAGCGGCACCGACCTCTCCCCGCTCTACCAGAACGAGCACTGGGGCATGAGCCGGTGGAGCGCACCGGTCCCCGCCGGGACCTACGAGGTCACGCTGAAGATGGCCGAGACGTACTTCGACGCCCGCGGCACCCGCGTCTTCTCGGTCTCCGCCGAGGGCCAGCGGGTCGTCGACAACCTCGACCTGTTCGCCGTCGCCGGCAAGAACGCCGCCGTCGACCGGACCTTCACCGTCAAGGTCGGCGACGGGTCGCTGGACCTCGGCTTCTCGGCCACGCGCAACAACGCCAAGGTGGACGGCATCCTCGTCCGGGCGGTCTCGCCGGCGCCCGCCGGTCCCGGTGTCGTGAAGCCCTCGCCGCGGCCCACCACGCCCACGCCCGTCATGACCACCCCGGCGCCCCCTCCCGCCACCACCCCCCCGCCGAGCCCGTCGGCACCGCCCGCGGCGGCGGGGACCTGGCTCTCGGGGGCCTCCGGGGTGGGTGTCGGCGACGGCCGGTACGCGGCCTGGCGCGGGACCCCCCTGGGCATCGCCGCCAGCTGGGCCAACGACAACACGAACAACCAGCACTTCTGGCAGCTCGACCCCGGGGCCGAGTACGGCAAGTGGAACGCCTCCATGGACATGGCCGTCGGCGGCATCGACCGCGGTGAGACCTGGGCGCAGGGCGCCTCGGGCCAGTTCGACGCCCGGTGGAAGGCCTCCCTGCTCAAGCTCAAGTCCCAGTGGGGCAACCGCAGCGGCACCGTGTACATCCGCTTCGCGCACGAGATGAACGGGTTCTGGTTCCCCTGGTCGGTGAACAAGAACAACCACCAGGACTTCGTGGCCTCGTGGAAGCGCTACCGCGCCCTGCAGCAGCAGGTCTTCCCGGAGGCCAAGCTGGTCTTCAGCGTCAACCGGGACAGCAACGGCACCGGCATGGACTGGACGAAGTTCTTCCCCGGCAAGGCGTACGTGGACGTGCTGACGGTGGACTACTACAACCAGTACCCGTACGCGAGCACCAAGGCGCAGTTCGACGCGGCGAGCTGGGACAAGGACGGCTACGGCGCGCCCAAGGGCATCCGGGCGCACGCCGCCTTCGCCAAGAGCCAGGGCATCCCGTTCGGCGTCTCGGAGTGGTCCGGCAACGCGGACAACGGTGACGGCGCCGGCTACGTCGAGGGCATGCACGCCTTCTTCGAGGAGAACGCCGGCACCGGCCCCGGGCAGGTCCTGTACGACATCCAGTTCAACTGCGACATCGACGGCAAGCGCTGGCTGCTCTTCGGTTCCGGCGTCCGGATGCCCTCCTCGGCGCAGACGTACAAGAACCTGTTCTGA
- a CDS encoding glycosyltransferase, with the protein MKLGRPSPAVSALTVMSFAGHVMYPLYLLASERLAPRSPVRPRAGEAGWTWDDVDVLIPAFGEAGVLAETVPQLLGEGVPLDRITIVVDEDRKTRAAAEHLGCRVDWSPTRAGKAAAVNRGVQNSKADIVVLLDANAFVPGEGLRALVDRVATDLHLASGVRKESGAADEGLYWRYENWIKQTEAGRGGSLALVGEAVALRRESFRPIPGSVLNDDLFLAFDFARRGLSVGVVPECVAVEDSAPRGDQLERRVRIMSGQLRLFWGFRRSFLSGDDKFLHFAMHKGWRSTLGPAAQLTLTAACLARPKSRFSQLFLLGEAVSVAAYLKGDKLQGKAAAPLRVLGQAVGMPPVIFALSIPRALGRSRSGAWKKRTR; encoded by the coding sequence GTGAAACTGGGTCGACCGAGCCCGGCCGTCAGCGCGCTGACCGTCATGTCCTTCGCCGGTCACGTCATGTACCCGCTGTACCTGCTGGCCAGCGAGCGCCTCGCGCCGCGCAGCCCCGTCCGTCCGCGGGCCGGGGAGGCCGGCTGGACGTGGGACGACGTGGACGTGCTCATCCCGGCGTTCGGCGAGGCCGGCGTGCTGGCCGAGACGGTGCCGCAGCTGCTGGGTGAAGGCGTTCCGCTGGACCGCATCACGATCGTCGTCGACGAGGACCGCAAGACCCGGGCGGCGGCCGAGCACCTCGGGTGCCGCGTCGACTGGTCGCCCACCCGGGCGGGCAAGGCCGCCGCCGTCAACCGCGGGGTCCAGAACTCCAAGGCCGACATCGTCGTCCTGCTCGACGCGAACGCGTTCGTCCCCGGGGAGGGGCTGCGCGCGCTCGTCGACCGGGTCGCCACGGACCTGCACCTGGCCTCGGGCGTCCGCAAGGAGTCCGGTGCGGCCGACGAGGGTCTGTACTGGCGCTACGAGAACTGGATCAAGCAGACCGAGGCCGGCCGCGGCGGGTCGCTCGCGCTCGTCGGCGAGGCCGTCGCGCTGCGGCGCGAGTCGTTCCGCCCCATCCCGGGCTCGGTCCTCAACGACGACCTGTTCCTCGCCTTCGACTTCGCCCGGCGCGGGCTCAGCGTCGGCGTCGTGCCCGAGTGCGTCGCGGTGGAGGACTCCGCCCCGCGCGGTGACCAGCTCGAACGCCGCGTCCGCATCATGAGCGGGCAGTTGCGCCTGTTCTGGGGTTTCCGCCGCTCCTTCCTGTCCGGGGACGACAAGTTCCTGCACTTCGCCATGCACAAGGGCTGGCGCTCGACGCTGGGACCGGCGGCCCAGCTCACGCTGACCGCCGCCTGCCTGGCCCGTCCGAAGAGTCGTTTCAGCCAGCTGTTCCTGCTCGGGGAGGCCGTGTCCGTCGCGGCCTACCTCAAGGGGGACAAGTTGCAGGGCAAGGCGGCCGCGCCGCTGCGCGTGCTGGGGCAGGCCGTCGGCATGCCGCCGGTCATCTTCGCGCTGTCGATCCCGCGCGCCCTGGGCCGGTCGCGGTCGGGCGCCTGGAAGAAGCGCACCCGTTGA
- a CDS encoding glucose-1-phosphate cytidylyltransferase, translating to MTEATPVSEIPVVILCGGMGTRLREASEKLPKPLVDIGGRPILWHIMKLYSSYGFRKFVLCLGYKSDLIKRYFLDYRINAGDFTLNLSSQDDPTYHTNGVQEDWEITFVETGLTTATAARIKRVEQHLTADRFLLTYGDGLGDVDVLKTLADHDAAGRLATVTAVHPSSRYGEMHVTGDTVTEFNEKPTLADGWVNGGFFVFDRAFADKYLEDDPDMMLEQKPLQTVARDGQLTVSQHEGYWLGMDTFREWTEFNKLWDAGKAPWKTWED from the coding sequence ATGACCGAGGCCACTCCCGTCTCCGAGATCCCCGTCGTCATCCTCTGCGGTGGCATGGGCACCCGACTGCGCGAGGCCAGCGAGAAGCTGCCCAAGCCGCTGGTGGACATCGGCGGACGGCCGATCCTCTGGCACATCATGAAGCTGTACAGCTCCTACGGCTTCCGCAAGTTCGTCCTGTGCCTGGGGTACAAGAGCGACCTCATCAAGCGCTACTTCCTCGACTACCGGATCAACGCCGGCGACTTCACGCTGAACCTGTCCTCCCAGGACGACCCGACGTACCACACCAACGGGGTCCAGGAGGACTGGGAGATCACGTTCGTCGAGACCGGTCTGACGACGGCGACGGCCGCCCGCATCAAGCGCGTCGAGCAGCACCTGACCGCCGACAGGTTCCTGCTGACCTACGGCGACGGCCTCGGCGACGTCGATGTCCTCAAGACGCTGGCCGACCACGACGCCGCCGGCCGGCTGGCCACGGTGACCGCCGTGCACCCCAGCTCGCGCTACGGCGAGATGCACGTCACCGGCGACACCGTCACCGAGTTCAACGAGAAGCCGACCCTGGCCGACGGCTGGGTCAACGGCGGGTTCTTCGTCTTCGACCGCGCCTTCGCGGACAAGTACCTCGAGGACGACCCCGACATGATGCTCGAGCAGAAGCCGCTGCAGACCGTGGCGCGCGACGGGCAGCTGACCGTCTCGCAGCACGAGGGGTACTGGCTGGGCATGGACACCTTCCGCGAGTGGACCGAGTTCAACAAGCTCTGGGACGCCGGCAAGGCTCCGTGGAAGACCTGGGAAGACTGA
- a CDS encoding NAD-dependent epimerase/dehydratase family protein, which produces MKIVVTGTEGYLGALLAPTLLDAGHSVLGVDTGYYKQGWLYNGVTASVQTLAKDVRHVSVEDLAGADAVVHMAELSNDPLGELIPDVTYVVNHQGSVRLAETAKAAGVSRFVYMSSCSVYGVAEDTVDETSAVNPQTAYAECKALVERDVAPLADDGFSPTFMRNATAYGASPRQRFDIVLNNLAGLAYTTGKIAMTSDGSPWRPLVHGLDIAKSIRAVLDAPREKVHNEVFNVGDSEQVYRVREIAEAVGRALPEAEITFGQSDGGDNRSYKVNFDKIHATLEGFSCDWNADKGAQQLVDVFKAIDLDEATFTGRGHTRLKQLEHLIRTEQLDEELFWRLQPTSGIAQ; this is translated from the coding sequence GTGAAGATCGTCGTCACCGGGACCGAGGGTTACCTCGGCGCCCTGCTCGCCCCGACCCTGCTCGACGCCGGCCACTCCGTGCTGGGCGTCGACACCGGCTACTACAAGCAGGGCTGGCTCTACAACGGCGTCACGGCGTCGGTCCAGACGCTGGCCAAGGACGTCCGCCACGTGAGCGTGGAGGACCTCGCCGGCGCCGACGCCGTCGTGCACATGGCCGAGCTGTCCAACGACCCGCTCGGGGAGCTCATCCCCGACGTCACCTACGTCGTGAACCACCAGGGCTCGGTCCGCCTGGCCGAGACCGCCAAGGCGGCCGGGGTCTCCCGGTTCGTCTACATGTCGAGCTGCTCCGTCTACGGCGTGGCCGAGGACACCGTCGACGAGACGTCGGCCGTGAACCCGCAGACCGCCTACGCCGAGTGCAAGGCCCTCGTCGAGCGCGACGTCGCCCCGCTGGCCGACGACGGTTTCTCGCCGACGTTCATGCGCAACGCGACGGCCTACGGCGCCTCCCCGCGCCAGCGGTTCGACATCGTGCTGAACAACCTCGCGGGTCTGGCCTACACGACCGGCAAGATCGCCATGACCTCCGACGGTTCGCCCTGGCGCCCGCTGGTCCACGGCCTCGACATCGCCAAGTCGATCCGCGCCGTCCTGGACGCCCCGCGCGAGAAGGTCCACAACGAGGTCTTCAACGTGGGCGACTCCGAGCAGGTCTACCGCGTCCGCGAGATCGCCGAGGCCGTCGGCCGCGCGCTGCCCGAGGCCGAGATCACCTTCGGCCAGAGCGACGGCGGGGACAACCGCAGCTACAAGGTGAACTTCGACAAGATCCACGCGACGCTCGAGGGTTTCTCGTGCGACTGGAACGCCGACAAGGGCGCCCAGCAGCTCGTCGACGTGTTCAAGGCGATCGACCTCGACGAGGCGACGTTCACCGGCCGCGGCCACACCCGGCTCAAGCAGCTCGAGCACCTCATCCGCACCGAGCAGCTCGACGAGGAGCTGTTCTGGCGCCTCCAGCCGACCTCGGGGATCGCCCAGTGA
- a CDS encoding glycosyl hydrolase, whose product MVDTTHQESPATGGPGEPRKHGRRKVVGAGLGVLAVAVGGGVYWATRDTSTPVQPAPVPSWTPRPHVPADELDTKWVGVQTHTVSVAEDFGQWLGRPLDCVVVFGSENDWKAIEGPWFAMDPPEGQDWGAWVRDDPDNRTLVISTAMVPKDPPSDWRARGAAGEYDQHWQRFGRNLVDTGLGSSIVRIGWEMNGKWYETHYVGESEEDREDWKEYFRRIVMAMEVEGSDFEIDFNIAEGPQNSVSIDQLYPGDDYVDIIGIDVYDSYISPIDPSARWQAKDEKVNSVSAVVDFAVAHDKPISFPEWAMVAEGSTQGGGDSPEFIDQIADVVASTDVRYQAYFNSPEGGVGMTLEDAPNGSAAFEERFGATGDAAPEA is encoded by the coding sequence GTGGTGGACACGACGCACCAGGAGAGCCCCGCGACCGGAGGGCCGGGGGAGCCCCGCAAGCACGGTCGGCGCAAGGTCGTCGGAGCCGGTCTCGGCGTCCTGGCCGTGGCGGTCGGCGGGGGCGTGTACTGGGCCACGCGCGACACCAGCACCCCCGTCCAGCCCGCGCCCGTCCCGTCCTGGACACCGCGCCCGCACGTGCCGGCGGACGAGCTCGACACGAAGTGGGTCGGCGTCCAGACGCACACCGTCTCCGTCGCCGAGGACTTCGGCCAGTGGCTCGGCCGGCCGCTCGACTGCGTGGTGGTCTTCGGCTCGGAGAACGACTGGAAGGCCATCGAGGGCCCCTGGTTCGCGATGGACCCGCCGGAGGGCCAGGACTGGGGCGCGTGGGTCCGGGACGACCCCGACAACCGCACCCTCGTCATCTCCACGGCCATGGTCCCCAAGGACCCGCCGTCGGACTGGCGCGCCCGCGGAGCCGCCGGGGAGTACGACCAGCACTGGCAGCGGTTCGGCCGCAACCTCGTCGACACCGGGCTCGGCTCCTCGATCGTCCGCATCGGCTGGGAGATGAACGGCAAGTGGTACGAGACCCACTACGTCGGTGAGTCCGAGGAGGACCGCGAGGACTGGAAGGAGTACTTCCGGCGCATCGTCATGGCGATGGAGGTCGAGGGCTCGGACTTCGAGATCGACTTCAACATCGCCGAGGGGCCGCAGAACTCCGTCTCGATCGACCAGCTCTACCCCGGCGACGACTACGTCGACATCATCGGCATCGACGTCTACGACTCCTACATCTCGCCCATCGACCCCTCGGCGCGCTGGCAGGCCAAGGACGAGAAGGTCAACAGCGTCTCGGCCGTCGTCGATTTCGCGGTCGCGCACGACAAGCCGATCAGCTTCCCCGAGTGGGCCATGGTCGCCGAGGGTTCGACCCAGGGCGGGGGTGACAGCCCCGAGTTCATCGACCAGATCGCCGACGTGGTCGCCTCGACCGACGTGCGGTACCAGGCCTACTTCAACTCCCCCGAGGGCGGCGTCGGCATGACCCTCGAGGACGCCCCGAACGGGTCGGCGGCGTTCGAGGAGCGCTTCGGCGCGACGGGTGACGCCGCCCCGGAGGCGTGA